A single Pan troglodytes isolate AG18354 chromosome 19, NHGRI_mPanTro3-v2.0_pri, whole genome shotgun sequence DNA region contains:
- the RNF222 gene encoding RING finger protein 222 encodes MSEGESKDSSGSECPVCYEKFRDLEGASRTLSCGHVFCHDCLVKYLLSTRVDGQVQRTLVCPICRYVTFLSKKSSRWPSMLDKSSQTLAVPVGLPSVPPLDSLGHTNPLAASSSAWRPPPGQARPPGSPGQSAQLPLDLLPSLPRESQIFVISRHGMPLGEQDSVLPRRSLAELSEASLAPRSARAFCCRSRALLLITLIAVVAVVAAILPWVLLVRKQA; translated from the coding sequence ATGTCAGAAGGGGAGAGCAAGGACAGCTCGGGCAGTGAGTGCCCCGTGTGCTATGAGAAGTTCCGGGATCTGGAGGGCGCCAGCCGGACGCTGAGCTGTGGCCATGTGTTCTGCCATGACTGCCTGGTCAAGTACCTGCTGTCCACTCGCGTGGATGGGCAGGTCCAGAGGACCCTGGTCTGCCCCATCTGCCGCTACGTCACATTCCTTAGCAAGAAGAGCTCCCGCTGGCCCTCCATGCTGGACAAGAGCTCCCAGACGCTGGCTGTGCCCGTGGGCCTGCCCTCCGTGCCCCCACTggacagcctgggccacacaaaCCCCCTGGCTGCCTCCTCGTCTGCCTGGAGGCCACCTCCGGGCCAGGCCAGGCCGCCAGGCAGCCCGGGCCAGAGCGCCCAGCTCCCCCTGGACCTGCTGCCCAGCCTGCCCCGGGAGTCACAGATCTTTGTCATCAGCCGCCACGGGATGCCCCTGGGGGAGCAGGACAGCGTGCTGCCCCGCCGCAGCCTGGCAGAGCTCTCGGAGGCCTCCCTGGCGCCCCGCTCCGCCCGCGCCTTCTGCTGCCGATCGCGGGCCCTGCTGCTCATCACGCTCATCGCTGTGGTGGCCGTGGTGGCCGCCATCCTGCCCTGGGTGCTGCTGGTGAGGAAGCAGGCGTGA
- the RPL26 gene encoding large ribosomal subunit protein uL24 isoform X1, with product MVASDRGDPESLSSAELQPGRRDWDAKMKFNPFVTSDRSKNRKRHFNAPSHIRRKIMSSPLSKELRQKYNVRSMPIRKDDEVQVVRGHYKGQQIGKVVQVYRKKYVIYIERVQREKANGTTVHVGIHPSKVVITRLKLDKDRKKILERKAKSRQVGKEKGKYKEETIEKMQE from the exons atggtggcttccgACCGCGGGGACCCCGAGAGTCTCTCGTCGGCCGAGTTGCAGCCAGGAAGGAGAGACTGGGATG cCAAAATGAAGTTTAATCCCTTTGTGACTTCCGACCGAAGCAAGAATCGCAAAAGGCATTTCAATGCACCTTCCCACATTCGAAGGAAGATTATGTCTTCCCCTCTTTCCAAAGAGCTGAGACAGAAGTACAACGTGCGATCCATGCCCATCCGAAAGGATGATGAAGTTCAG GTGGTACGTGGACACTATAAAGGTCAGCAAATTGGCAAAGTAGTCCAGGTTTACAGGAAGAAATATGTTATCTACATTGAACGGGTGCAGCGGGAAAAGGCTAATGGCACAACTGTCCACGTAGGCATTCACCCCAGCAAG GTGGTTATCACTAGGCTAAAACTGGACAAAGACCGCAAAAAGATCCTTGAACGGAAAGCCAAATCTCGCCAAGTAGGAAAGGAAAAGGGCAAATACAAGGAAGAAACCATTGAGAAGATGCAGGAATAA
- the RPL26 gene encoding large ribosomal subunit protein uL24 isoform X2, translating into MKFNPFVTSDRSKNRKRHFNAPSHIRRKIMSSPLSKELRQKYNVRSMPIRKDDEVQVVRGHYKGQQIGKVVQVYRKKYVIYIERVQREKANGTTVHVGIHPSKVVITRLKLDKDRKKILERKAKSRQVGKEKGKYKEETIEKMQE; encoded by the exons ATGAAGTTTAATCCCTTTGTGACTTCCGACCGAAGCAAGAATCGCAAAAGGCATTTCAATGCACCTTCCCACATTCGAAGGAAGATTATGTCTTCCCCTCTTTCCAAAGAGCTGAGACAGAAGTACAACGTGCGATCCATGCCCATCCGAAAGGATGATGAAGTTCAG GTGGTACGTGGACACTATAAAGGTCAGCAAATTGGCAAAGTAGTCCAGGTTTACAGGAAGAAATATGTTATCTACATTGAACGGGTGCAGCGGGAAAAGGCTAATGGCACAACTGTCCACGTAGGCATTCACCCCAGCAAG GTGGTTATCACTAGGCTAAAACTGGACAAAGACCGCAAAAAGATCCTTGAACGGAAAGCCAAATCTCGCCAAGTAGGAAAGGAAAAGGGCAAATACAAGGAAGAAACCATTGAGAAGATGCAGGAATAA